Genomic DNA from Gilliamella sp. ESL0441:
CATCAGCTACAAGCAGGTATTGAGAAGGGGAGAGTAGATCTGACTAAATTGACAAATTGTGCAGATTTATTTGATCCATTAATTAAGCAATGGCATCAAGTTGGTTTGTTGCAAGATGAAGATCATTGTTTACGCCTAACATTATCTGGACGTTTTTGGTCAAGTAATATTTTACAGGCTCTACAACAATTACTACTACAACTCAACAATCCAGAACATATTGAGTTACAGCAAAAAATGGCTCAGGCAAAACAAGCTATGAAGGGGCATCCTGTTATGCCTGGTGCGCATTCTGACAAGAAAAATAATCAACATATTTCACATCAATAAAGGATAATAAAATGGTAGATAAGCAAACTCATCTCACTAATCTTTCAACTTATATGCAAACTAATCCAGAGGAATTATTGGAAAAAATTGCTCAAGATTATCAGGTAACGTTAACGCAAGTTATTCAAGCCTTACCAGATGCTAAAATTGTTGATGGTTCTAATTTTGATATGATTTGGGAAGAGGTGACTACTTGGGGAGATGTGCTGTTTTTAATACATACTGGTGATATCATTGCTGAAATCTCGGGTGAATTACCACCAGGTAATCACAGCCAAAAATATTTTAACTTACGTCATCAAAAAGGATTAAGTGGGCATATTAAAGCTGAGCATTGTCAATATATTGCTTTCATTGAACGTAAATTTATGAAGATGTCAACAGCATCAATGATTTTTCTAAATCATATGGGACAATCAATGTTTAAGATTTTTGTTGGTCGTGATGAAAAACATCAATTAAAACCTGAGCAATTAGAAAAATTTAGAGCTCTAGCCCAAAAAGTCAATTAATTTTGAGATGATAATAGAATGAAAACAGTATTAGTTTTTGGCGTAAGTCCAAAATTAGGAACAGGTTATCAGATTTGTCAGTTAGTTAAACAGTGCCAACCAAGTTGGCGTTGTATTGCATTGGTACGAGACGAAACATTTGCCAAACAGTTAACTCAAGAAGGTATTGAATGTCACGTCGGTGATGCGACCGATTCATCCATGGTTAGCCAGCTTTGTGCATTAGCCGGATCTGAAGCTACAATTATTTCAACGTTGGGGGGAGAAACCGGAAATTATCTAGCACAACGTATCATTATTGATTGTGCTGAACAAGCCAATATAAAGCAGATGGTATTAGTTACATCATTAGGTTGTGGTGAAACATGGTCAACATTATCTCAGCGAGCCAAACACGCTTTTGGACATGCTGTACGTGAAAAATCATTAGCTGAAGTTTGGTTACAAACTAGTGCACTGAATTTTGTAATATTAAGACCAGGTGGATTACAAAATGGTGAGCTGACAGGAAATGCAAAATGCTACTATCAACAAGAAGTTCATGGACTGATTCATCGTATTGATTTAGCGAAAATTATCATCGAGAAAATAGCCAACCAACAATTTGATAATAAGGCTTATAGTGTTATTGATCCCAATCTTAAATTTGAACGTTAAAACAAGATGAGTGTAATTACAACAATATTATCGGAGAGGATAGTTAGTGCAGCGTTATAGTCATCGTTTTTTGTTATGGGGACTATTTGTCATTCTTTTGGTCTTAATCATTATTTCATCTAATGCTGGACCATTGAAATCTCCATTTTCACAATTATCTTCATTATCATTGGATTTTAATTCATTAAACATCTGGCTAAATATACGTTTACCTCGCATCCTTTTAGCCGTGATTGTCGGTATGGCATTGGCAACCTCGGGTGCTGTTATGCAAGGATTATTTCGTAATCCTTTAGCAGATTCTGGTTTGTTGGGTATAAGTAGTGGGGCTGGATTGATGGTCGGTTTGTCAATTTTGTTCCCGGCAATCTTTCCTCCAATTATGATGTTATATGGGAAAATGGTTGCTGCTTTTTTAGGCAGTTTATTCATCTGTTTACTCATCTATATCTATAGTCTCAACGCCCAGTGCAATTTGGCAAAAATGGTATTATTAGGTGTGGCAATAAATGCAATCCTTGGCGCTGTTATGGGATGTCTTAGTTATATCAGTGACGAAGCTCAATTACGTCAAATATCATTGTGGTCGATGGGGCATTTGGGCAAGGGATCTTGGGAATTGGTTTTTGTTGCCGCATCTTTAATTATTCCTGCCTTATGCGTAGTTTTTTTGCTTTCTCATCAACTTAATATCTTACAGTTAGGAGATGAAGATGCCCATTACTTAGGTGTTAATGTCCTTCGCCTAAAACGATATTTATTGGTGCTAAGTGCTATATTGATAGGAACTTCGGTTGCAGTAAGTGGCAGTATTGCCTTTGTTGGTTTAGTGGTTCCTCATATGATTCGTTTACGTATTGGTGCAAATCACGCTGTGTTATTGCCTGCGTCTGCACTTGCTGGTGCAAGTTTGCTTTTATTAGCCGATACTCTGGCTCGAACAGTGGTTGCACCCACTGAAATACCCGTAGGACTATTGACAAGTTTAATTGGTGGTCCCTATTTTCTTTGGCTTATTTTAAGACATAAATAACGGTTAAAAGTAAAAGATGTTAACAGCTAAAAATATAACGTTTTGTTCAAGTAATCGCCGATTGATTGATGACGTTTCTTTAGAAATCAAAGCAGGAGAGATAGTCATTATTATTGGTCCAAATGGTGCAGGAAAATCAACCTTATTACGCCTTTTAACCGGTTATCAAATGCCATCATCTGGCGAAATTTACCTACTCGATAAAGCTGTATCACAATGGCGAGCCAAGCAACTTGCAAAAGTGCGAACGGTAATGTTACAAAATAGCCAATTGACCTTTCCTTTCAGCGTAAAAGAGGTGGTCGCTATGGGGCGAGCACCTTATGGTAGGTTGCATTGTGATAAAGCTATTAACGAAACCATGAAGCAAACGGATTGCTTAAAATTGGCAAACCGTGATTACCGTAGCTTGTCTGGCGGTGAACAGCAACGCGTACAATTAGCTCGAGTGCTTGCTCAATTATGGCAACCCGAACCTTCGGAAAAACTATTGTTTTTAGATGAACCTACTTCTGCATTAGATCTGTATCATCAACAACACACGTTGCGATTATTGAAACAACTTGCTAAAGACCAAAGATTAGCTGTTTGCTGTGTATTGCATGATCTTAATCTTGCAGCATTGTATGCGGATAAAATAATTTTACTAAATCAAGGCAAAATAGTTGAACATGGTACACCTTCTGAAGTATTGACCGTTGAAAAAATTAATCGTTGGTATGGGGTCGAATTAGGTATTATTCCTCACCCTAATAATGCTTTGACTCCGCAGCTCTATTTAATGCCTTAATTTTGATAAATTAAGTTAATCAATCGCTCCATTTTTAAGCAATTTCAGTATATAATTAAGAAAACTTAACAAATGGGGCTTATAATGACGAATGAAAATAGTGAAAATTCCGTTCCTGTTTCAGATCTTATATCAGCAAAACCTGTTTTTAGTTGTCAATTTGATGGTAAAGGTAAAGCCAATCCTTTAAGTAATGATTGCCAAGCAACGGTGCAAAAGCCTTGTTGGATCCATCTGGATTTTGCTAAATCCGAAACAATAAAGTGGATTAATCAGACAAAATTGATTCCAGATTTAGTTAAAAATGAGTTAATTAAACCCAACCAAATATCAAAAGAAATCCGTTTTGATACAGGTATTTTAGTCGTATTAAAAGGTGTAAATTATACGCCAAATGAATTACCCGATCCGATTGTTACTTTCCGTTTTTACATTACCGATAATTTAATTGTTTCGACCCGACATCAACAAATCGATGCGATTTTCCAATTAAAAGATAATTTAGAAAAAGGGATAGGGCCGGTTGATGTTGCTGATTGGTTAATCCAAGTATCCGAACTTATAAGTGATCAAGTCAATTTATCCTTTGATAGTGTACATAACAAGATTGTTAAACTTGAAGATTTAGTATTAAATCAACGGATTCTTTCACATAAAGAAATTGGTCGAGTACGTAGACAGTTGATTATACTTCGTCGATTATTATCACCGCA
This window encodes:
- the zntB gene encoding zinc transporter ZntB, whose translation is MTNENSENSVPVSDLISAKPVFSCQFDGKGKANPLSNDCQATVQKPCWIHLDFAKSETIKWINQTKLIPDLVKNELIKPNQISKEIRFDTGILVVLKGVNYTPNELPDPIVTFRFYITDNLIVSTRHQQIDAIFQLKDNLEKGIGPVDVADWLIQVSELISDQVNLSFDSVHNKIVKLEDLVLNQRILSHKEIGRVRRQLIILRRLLSPQRDIFVKISTERISWIDDNDRQRLHDISNQQSHYVSDIDSCLLRLASIMEQINSFLAESTNKRIYLMSLFTIIFTPITFITSLLGVNLAGIPFSEHPWSFVGLILILIVISIVSAIWLKYKKWW
- the hutX gene encoding heme utilization cystosolic carrier protein HutX, which translates into the protein MVDKQTHLTNLSTYMQTNPEELLEKIAQDYQVTLTQVIQALPDAKIVDGSNFDMIWEEVTTWGDVLFLIHTGDIIAEISGELPPGNHSQKYFNLRHQKGLSGHIKAEHCQYIAFIERKFMKMSTASMIFLNHMGQSMFKIFVGRDEKHQLKPEQLEKFRALAQKVN
- a CDS encoding NAD(P)H-binding protein: MKTVLVFGVSPKLGTGYQICQLVKQCQPSWRCIALVRDETFAKQLTQEGIECHVGDATDSSMVSQLCALAGSEATIISTLGGETGNYLAQRIIIDCAEQANIKQMVLVTSLGCGETWSTLSQRAKHAFGHAVREKSLAEVWLQTSALNFVILRPGGLQNGELTGNAKCYYQQEVHGLIHRIDLAKIIIEKIANQQFDNKAYSVIDPNLKFER
- a CDS encoding heme ABC transporter ATP-binding protein; the protein is MLTAKNITFCSSNRRLIDDVSLEIKAGEIVIIIGPNGAGKSTLLRLLTGYQMPSSGEIYLLDKAVSQWRAKQLAKVRTVMLQNSQLTFPFSVKEVVAMGRAPYGRLHCDKAINETMKQTDCLKLANRDYRSLSGGEQQRVQLARVLAQLWQPEPSEKLLFLDEPTSALDLYHQQHTLRLLKQLAKDQRLAVCCVLHDLNLAALYADKIILLNQGKIVEHGTPSEVLTVEKINRWYGVELGIIPHPNNALTPQLYLMP
- a CDS encoding iron ABC transporter permease is translated as MQRYSHRFLLWGLFVILLVLIIISSNAGPLKSPFSQLSSLSLDFNSLNIWLNIRLPRILLAVIVGMALATSGAVMQGLFRNPLADSGLLGISSGAGLMVGLSILFPAIFPPIMMLYGKMVAAFLGSLFICLLIYIYSLNAQCNLAKMVLLGVAINAILGAVMGCLSYISDEAQLRQISLWSMGHLGKGSWELVFVAASLIIPALCVVFLLSHQLNILQLGDEDAHYLGVNVLRLKRYLLVLSAILIGTSVAVSGSIAFVGLVVPHMIRLRIGANHAVLLPASALAGASLLLLADTLARTVVAPTEIPVGLLTSLIGGPYFLWLILRHK